One window of the Pyrus communis chromosome 17, drPyrComm1.1, whole genome shotgun sequence genome contains the following:
- the LOC137721813 gene encoding protein trichome birefringence-like 3, whose translation MSFPPSASGAMKAVRGKLHFPVVMVCAIAFISLLYAERSSIRLSSNPFFKIKSCSKPEAITKNKNRNATEDKLRDSILDDRDKLRDPILDDRFAFDPEECSVENGEWVFNRSIKPLYSDRSCPYLDRQVSCVKNGRPDSGYRYWQWQIEDCTLPRFDPEVTLKKLRGKRLLFVGDSLQRGQWQSLVCMVESIIPKNQKSIQRGRSHTVFRAKEYNATIEFYWAPFLVESNSDEHIIGNPRERILKVDSVAKHAKYWTGVDILAFNTYVWWMSGYTIKSYWGSFPNGEEGYEELDAPVAYRMALKTWANWVDLNINPNKTRVFFTTMSPTHMRSADWENPDGIKCFNETKPYMKKGFWGTGSDKRVMRVVSEVIRKMKVPVSVLNVTQMSNHRVDAHTKVYTETGGNLLTDEQKADVLHNSDCIHWCLPGVPDAWNQIFMAHL comes from the exons ATGAGCTTCCCTCCTTCTGCATCCGGCGCGATGAAAGCGGTTCGAGGAAAGCTACATTTTCCTGTTGTCATGGTCTGCGCTATCGCCTTTATCAGTCTCCTCTACGCCGAACGATCTAGCATCAGGctttcctccaacccttttttcaaaattaagtcATGTTCCAAACCCGAAGCCATTACGAAAAATA AAAACAGAAATGCTACCGAGGATAAGTTAAGGGATTCCATATTAGATGATAGGGATAAGTTAAGGGATCCCATATTAGATGATAGGTTTGCTTTCGACCCCGAGGAGTGCAGCGTTGAGAATGGAGAGTGGGTGTTCAACCGTTCGATCAAGCCTCTTTACTCGGATAGAAGTTGCCCGTATCTTGATAGACAAGTTTCGTGTGTCAAGAATGGACGTCCGGATTCTGGCTATCGCTACTGGCAATGGCAGATTGAAGATTGTACATTGCCAAG GTTTGATCCAGAAGTTACACTTAAGAAACTCAGAGGAAAGAGACTACTTTTTGTTGGGGATTCTTTGCAAAGAGGTCAATGGCAATCTTTAGTCTGCATGGTCGAATCCATCATACCCAAGAACCAAAAATCCATTCAACGAGGGCGGTCTCATACAGTCTTCAGAGCCAAG GAGTATAATGCTACTATTGAATTCTATTGGGCGCCATTTCTGGTTGAGTCCAATTCTGATGAACATATAATAGGAAATCCAAGGGAAAGAATACTAAAAGTGGATTCAGTTGCCAAGCATGCGAAATACTGGACAGGAGTAGATATCCTTGCGTTCAACACTTACGTTTGGTGGATGAGCGGCTACACGATCAAATCATA CTGGGGATCGTTTCCAAATGGTGAAGAAGGGTATGAAGAATTGGATGCACCGGTTGCCTACAGAATGGCGTTGAAGACCTGGGCAAACTGGGTCGACTTAAATATCAATCCGAACAAGACTCGTGTTTTTTTCACTACTATGTCCCCTACACACATGAG AAGTGCAGACTGGGAAAATCCAGATGGGATCAAATGCTTCAACGAAACAAAGCCGTACATGAAAAAGGGATTCTGGGGAACTGGTTCGGACAAGAGGGTCATGCGCGTGGTGTCCGAAGTAATCCGCAAAATGAAAGTTCCGGTTTCAGTACTTAATGTAACGCAGATGTCAAATCACAGAGTTGATGCTCACACAAAAGTTTACACCGAAACCGGAGGCAACCTACTAACTGATGAACAAAAGGCTGATGTGCTGCACAATTCAGATTGTATACATTGGTGCCTTCCTGGAGTTCCAGACGCATGGAATCAAATTTTTATGGCACATTTGTAG